Proteins found in one Brachyspira murdochii DSM 12563 genomic segment:
- a CDS encoding GNAT family N-acetyltransferase, giving the protein MENIEVVNDIDNNIINSILFISSKSEYINLSENNLKQYIEDEYHNVIIIKDDDEIKGFLIYFLLTPEIDIIFISVYPNSKGYGKKLLLYLFDDAKTNNVNSIKLDLHENNIIAKNFYIKNGFKKIAVRKKYYNNKFDAIIMEKLI; this is encoded by the coding sequence ATGGAAAATATAGAAGTTGTAAATGATATTGATAATAATATAATTAATTCGATTCTTTTTATATCTTCAAAAAGTGAATATATTAATTTATCAGAAAATAATTTGAAACAGTATATAGAAGATGAATATCATAATGTTATAATTATTAAAGATGATGATGAAATAAAAGGTTTTTTAATTTATTTCTTGCTTACCCCAGAAATAGATATAATATTTATATCAGTTTATCCAAATAGTAAGGGATATGGTAAAAAATTATTATTATATCTATTTGATGATGCAAAGACTAATAATGTAAATAGTATCAAACTAGATTTGCATGAAAATAATATAATAGCTAAAAACTTTTATATAAAAAACGGATTTAAAAAAATAGCTGTAAGAAAAAAATACTATAATAATAAATTTGATGCTATTATAATGGAAAAATTAATATAA